From one Danio rerio strain Tuebingen ecotype United States chromosome 19, GRCz12tu, whole genome shotgun sequence genomic stretch:
- the si:ch211-264f5.2 gene encoding uncharacterized protein LOC570749 precursor (The RefSeq protein has 7 substitutions compared to this genomic sequence) produces MAFLLRTLVLLLGIQGINSLWTVSKITVQSGGSVTIPCHYYRQHKDLVKIWCKGKRWMTCVKMRPTNQQNRTGISFYDSPDELVTTMTMTNLRSSDSNRYWCAVKTGGSHVRTSLELSITEGTPDLSVANNRVSGEEDSNVTIRCLYSDKLRDTEKKWCISGDLNSCQTAQDIEASPGADLQINDTDDGVYAVTLIGVKKTNAGWYWCMAGEWQVPVHITVNSRQMFTDGNTSSSTFTTAPSFISTYSTDVHNHSPVATLEPTKAKLPESTSVQTFTASPKQFQSTIPSSSSYPTSTKNSKEDSSQSSSTIRTKKPLASRSTTPFVDKSSAVTVSFKETISVPSGYGSRNLIWVVLLVCVALALFTGIAWILWSWQKKANGGEEATELTAELHVDERVDLLSNELTNTS; encoded by the exons ATGGCTTTTCTGCTGCGTACCCTAGTGCTGCTTTTAGGAGTTCAAG GTATAAACTCTCTATGGACAGTAAGCAAGATTACAGTTCAAAGTGGGGGATCCGTTACCATTCCCTGTCACTATTACCGTCAACACAAGGATCTTGTAAAGATATGGTGCAAAGGCAAGAGGTGGATGACCTGCGTGAAGATGAGACCTACCAATCAACAGAACCGAACCGGGATCAGCTTTTACGATAGCCCAGATGAACTGGTAACGACCATGACAATGACAAACCTACGCAGCAGTGATTCAAACCGCTACTGGTGTGCAGTGAAAACAGGAGGCTCCCACGTGAGAACATCTCTGGAACTTTCCATCACTGAGG GAACTCCAGATTTGTCAGTGGCCAATAACAGGGTGTCTGGTGAAGAGGACAGCAATGTCACCATCCGGTGTCTCTACAGTGACAAACTTAGAGATACTGAGAAAAAATGGTGCATTAGTGGGGACTTGAACTCCTGTCAAACAGCTCAGGATATAGAGGCGTCCCCTGGCGCAGATCTGCAAATAAATGACACAGATGACGGTGTTTATACTGTGACACTGATTGGAGTGAAGAAGACAAACGCGGGCTGGTATTGGTGTATGGCTGGAGAATGGCAGGTTCCTGTTCATATCACTGTCAATTCAAGGCAGATGTTTACAGATGGGAATACAA GTTCTTCCACATTTACCACAGCACCATCCTTCATCTCAACGTACTCCACTGCTGTTCACAACCATAGTCCAGTGGCAACACTTGAACCTACAAAAGCAAAATTACCTGAAAGTACTTCCGTTCACACATTTACAGCATCCCCAAAGCAGTTTCAGTCAACAATACCGTCATCCTCATCCTATCCGACATCAACAAAGAACTCAAAAGAGGACTCGTCCCAAAGCAGCAGTACCATTAGGACAAAGAAACCACTAGCCAGCAGATCCACAACTCCATTTGTTGATAAGAGCTCTGCAGTTACTGTTTCATTTAAAGAAACAATATCTGTACCCTCTGGATATGGATCCAG AAACCTTATTTGGGTGGTTTTACTAGTTTGTGTGGTACTCACATTGTTTACTGGTATTGCTTGGAAATTGTGGTCATGGCAGA AGAAGGCAAATGGAGGAGAGGAAGCAACAGAATTAACAGCAGAATTACAT
- the si:ch211-264f5.2 gene encoding uncharacterized protein isoform X1, whose product MSWICGAIKDQSWRYSRNNRVTGINSLWTVSKITVQSGGSVTIPCHYYRQHKDLVKIWCKGKRWMTCVKMRPTNQQNRTGISFYDSPDELVTTMTMTNLRSSDSNRYWCAVKTGGSHVRTSLELSITEGTPDLSVANNRVSGEEDSNVTIRCLYSDKLRDTEKKWCISGDLNSCQTAQDIEASPGADLQINDTDDGVYTVTLIGVKKTNAGWYWCMAGEWQVPVHITVNSRQMFTDGNTSSSTFTTAPSFISTYSTAVHNHSPVATLEPTKAKLPESTSVHTFTASPKQFQSTIPSSSSYPTSTKNSKEDSSQSSSTIRTKKPLASRSTTPFVDKSSAVTVSFKETISVPSGYGSRNLIWVVLLVCVVLTLFTGIAWKLWSWQKKANGGEEATELTAELHVDERVDLLSNELTNTS is encoded by the exons GTATAAACTCTCTATGGACAGTAAGCAAGATTACAGTTCAAAGTGGGGGATCCGTTACCATTCCCTGTCACTATTACCGTCAACACAAGGATCTTGTAAAGATATGGTGCAAAGGCAAGAGGTGGATGACCTGCGTGAAGATGAGACCTACCAATCAACAGAACCGAACCGGGATCAGCTTTTACGATAGCCCAGATGAACTGGTAACGACCATGACAATGACAAACCTACGCAGCAGTGATTCAAACCGCTACTGGTGTGCAGTGAAAACAGGAGGCTCCCACGTGAGAACATCTCTGGAACTTTCCATCACTGAGG GAACTCCAGATTTGTCAGTGGCCAATAACAGGGTGTCTGGTGAAGAGGACAGCAATGTCACCATCCGGTGTCTCTACAGTGACAAACTTAGAGATACTGAGAAAAAATGGTGCATTAGTGGGGACTTGAACTCCTGTCAAACAGCTCAGGATATAGAGGCGTCCCCTGGCGCAGATCTGCAAATAAATGACACAGATGACGGTGTTTATACTGTGACACTGATTGGAGTGAAGAAGACAAACGCGGGCTGGTATTGGTGTATGGCTGGAGAATGGCAGGTTCCTGTTCATATCACTGTCAATTCAAGGCAGATGTTTACAGATGGGAATACAA GTTCTTCCACATTTACCACAGCACCATCCTTCATCTCAACGTACTCCACTGCTGTTCACAACCATAGTCCAGTGGCAACACTTGAACCTACAAAAGCAAAATTACCTGAAAGTACTTCCGTTCACACATTTACAGCATCCCCAAAGCAGTTTCAGTCAACAATACCGTCATCCTCATCCTATCCGACATCAACAAAGAACTCAAAAGAGGACTCGTCCCAAAGCAGCAGTACCATTAGGACAAAGAAACCACTAGCCAGCAGATCCACAACTCCATTTGTTGATAAGAGCTCTGCAGTTACTGTTTCATTTAAAGAAACAATATCTGTACCCTCTGGATATGGATCCAG AAACCTTATTTGGGTGGTTTTACTAGTTTGTGTGGTACTCACATTGTTTACTGGTATTGCTTGGAAATTGTGGTCATGGCAGA AGAAGGCAAATGGAGGAGAGGAAGCAACAGAATTAACAGCAGAATTACAT